One Sanguibacter keddieii DSM 10542 genomic window carries:
- a CDS encoding glycoside hydrolase family 15 protein, producing MPTSPSPAPSTASAHDTSPCSTPIADYAVLGDGRSCALVSRNGSVDWLCLPDFDSPACFAALLGTPDHGRWLLTVRDAGSVTRRYLGDSFVLETTYTTPTGRARVVDAMPPGDGRADLVRELEVLEGVVTVEHEWVVRFGYGAYEPWVSRVEDDHGHGRHAVRAIAGPDSLLLRGTRLPEADDHRHRDVFEAHEGQRFTFSSTWSPSWQPTPPPLSVADEIAAANDSWHDWARQTPYDGPYREQLVRSLLVLRLLTSTTTGGIVAAPTTSLPEDFGGERNWDYRYCWLRDAAMTLEALVESGYHDETAGWRDWLLRAVAGDPQDLQIMYGVDGRRDLPESELDHLPGYAGSRPVRVGNAAVDQVQNDVLGEVMCALDMARDAGLTETADSWSLQRHLVDALVEQWDRPDRGIWEVRGPERDFVHSRVMSWAAIDRAVRGVEVHGLDGPVERWRAVRDEIHAQVLERGYDAERGTFVQYYGAEHTDAALLQMAQVGFIEATDERFVSTVREIRRSLGTDDGFVRRYEVEQAGDGLEGDEAPFLVCSFWLVDALARMGEADEARHLLDTLVASANDLGLMAEQYDDERQRMAGNFPQAFSHLGLVRAVHSLDRATNDRPGLHSAALHADGEETNGGREPHVASSR from the coding sequence ATGCCGACCAGCCCCAGCCCAGCACCGAGCACCGCCTCAGCCCACGACACGTCGCCCTGCTCGACGCCCATCGCGGACTACGCCGTCCTGGGTGACGGCCGGTCCTGCGCGCTCGTCAGCCGGAACGGGTCGGTCGACTGGTTGTGCCTGCCGGACTTCGACTCCCCCGCCTGCTTCGCCGCCCTGCTCGGCACCCCGGACCACGGGCGCTGGCTGCTCACCGTCCGCGACGCAGGCTCCGTGACCCGCCGCTACCTCGGGGACTCCTTCGTGCTCGAGACCACGTACACGACCCCGACCGGCAGGGCACGCGTCGTCGACGCGATGCCCCCGGGGGACGGGCGCGCCGACCTGGTCCGGGAGCTCGAGGTGCTCGAGGGCGTGGTCACCGTCGAGCACGAGTGGGTGGTGCGGTTCGGCTACGGCGCCTACGAGCCGTGGGTCAGCCGGGTCGAGGACGACCACGGCCACGGCCGGCACGCCGTCCGCGCGATCGCCGGACCTGACTCCCTCCTGCTGCGCGGCACCCGGCTGCCCGAGGCCGACGACCACCGGCACCGGGACGTGTTCGAGGCCCACGAGGGGCAGCGGTTCACCTTCTCGTCGACGTGGAGCCCGTCGTGGCAGCCGACTCCCCCGCCGCTGTCCGTCGCCGACGAGATCGCCGCGGCGAACGACAGCTGGCACGACTGGGCACGGCAGACCCCGTACGACGGCCCGTACCGCGAGCAGCTGGTCCGCTCGCTCCTGGTGCTGCGCCTGCTCACCAGCACCACCACGGGCGGGATCGTCGCGGCGCCGACCACCTCGCTGCCCGAGGACTTCGGCGGTGAGCGCAACTGGGACTACCGGTACTGCTGGCTCCGTGACGCGGCCATGACGCTCGAGGCCCTCGTCGAGTCCGGGTACCACGACGAGACCGCTGGCTGGCGGGACTGGCTGCTGCGGGCCGTCGCCGGAGACCCGCAGGACCTGCAGATCATGTACGGCGTCGACGGCCGACGGGACCTCCCCGAGAGCGAGCTCGACCACCTCCCGGGCTACGCCGGGTCACGGCCCGTGCGCGTGGGCAACGCGGCCGTCGACCAGGTGCAGAACGACGTGCTCGGCGAGGTGATGTGCGCCCTCGACATGGCGCGCGACGCCGGCCTCACCGAGACGGCCGACAGCTGGTCGCTGCAGCGCCACCTCGTCGACGCCCTCGTAGAGCAGTGGGACCGCCCCGACCGTGGCATCTGGGAGGTGCGCGGCCCCGAGCGGGACTTCGTCCACTCTCGGGTGATGAGCTGGGCGGCCATCGACCGTGCCGTCCGTGGGGTCGAGGTGCACGGCCTCGACGGGCCGGTGGAGCGATGGCGCGCCGTCCGCGACGAGATCCACGCGCAGGTCTTGGAGCGCGGGTACGACGCCGAGCGTGGGACCTTCGTGCAGTACTACGGCGCGGAGCACACCGACGCCGCGCTCCTGCAGATGGCGCAGGTCGGCTTCATCGAGGCGACCGACGAGCGGTTCGTCAGCACGGTGCGCGAGATCCGCCGGTCCCTCGGGACGGACGACGGGTTCGTCCGGCGGTACGAGGTCGAACAGGCCGGCGACGGCCTCGAGGGCGACGAGGCGCCGTTCCTCGTGTGCTCCTTCTGGTTGGTCGACGCGCTGGCCCGCATGGGCGAGGCCGACGAGGCCCGCCACCTGCTCGACACCCTGGTGGCCTCGGCCAACGACCTCGGCCTCATGGCCGAGCAGTACGACGACGAGCGGCAGCGGATGGCGGGGAACTTCCCGCAGGCCTTCTCGCACCTCGGGCTCGTGCGCGCCGTGCACAGCCTCGACCGTGCGACCAACGACAGGCCAGGGCTGCACTCAGCGGCTCTGCACGCCGACGGCGAGGAGACGAACGGCGGGCGCGAGCCGCACGTCGCGAGCAGCAGGTAG
- a CDS encoding MBL fold metallo-hydrolase, which yields MSEDRSTAEGAPSHLTRLDHVDIRSVSVGPMDNNAYLLTCRSTGAQVLVDAAADSDRLLALVREGSGSARLDLIVTTHSHHDHVGALEDMVGVTGATTAAGAEDAEDIAVPTRQRLHHGERLVVGHLEIEVVGLRGHTPGSVALVLVEPEETVEPDAVPGRAHVFSGDSLFPGGVGNTRRDPERFTQLFDDVVERVFDRFGDDTVVHPGHGAPTTLGAERPHLEEWRSRGW from the coding sequence ATGAGCGAAGACCGGAGCACAGCGGAGGGCGCACCGTCGCACCTCACCCGGCTGGACCACGTCGACATCCGGTCGGTGTCCGTCGGCCCGATGGACAACAACGCCTACCTGCTGACCTGCCGCTCGACCGGCGCGCAGGTGCTGGTCGACGCTGCGGCGGACTCCGACCGCCTGCTCGCCCTCGTCCGCGAGGGGTCGGGGTCGGCGCGCCTGGACCTGATCGTCACCACGCACAGCCACCACGACCACGTCGGGGCGCTCGAGGACATGGTGGGGGTCACCGGGGCGACGACCGCCGCGGGAGCGGAGGACGCCGAGGACATCGCCGTGCCGACCCGGCAGCGGCTGCACCACGGCGAACGGCTGGTAGTCGGACACCTGGAGATCGAGGTGGTGGGGTTGCGCGGCCACACGCCCGGGTCTGTCGCCCTCGTCCTCGTGGAGCCCGAGGAGACGGTCGAGCCCGACGCCGTCCCAGGCCGCGCCCACGTGTTCTCCGGCGACTCGCTGTTCCCCGGGGGCGTCGGCAACACCCGACGTGACCCGGAGCGCTTCACCCAGCTGTTCGACGACGTGGTCGAGCGCGTGTTCGACCGGTTCGGCGACGACACCGTGGTGCACCCCGGGCACGGCGCCCCGACGACCCTCGGCGCAGAGCGTCCGCACCTCGAGGAGTGGCGGTCGCGCGGCTGGTGA
- a CDS encoding YciI family protein, with protein MTTYAVTYVYTDDSAARDTHRPAHRAFLGGLYAAGILLASGPVSDDDMQGALLILQGESAEAVSAILDADPFAQQELVAARAVTEWTVVFGPWAA; from the coding sequence ATGACCACCTACGCCGTGACCTACGTCTACACCGACGACTCCGCCGCCCGTGACACGCACCGTCCCGCGCACCGCGCGTTCCTCGGCGGGCTCTACGCCGCCGGGATCCTGCTGGCCTCCGGCCCGGTGTCGGACGACGACATGCAGGGCGCGCTCCTGATCCTCCAGGGCGAGTCCGCCGAGGCGGTCAGCGCGATCCTCGACGCCGACCCTTTCGCGCAGCAGGAGCTCGTCGCGGCGCGTGCGGTCACCGAGTGGACCGTGGTGTTCGGGCCCTGGGCTGCCTGA